ACGGTTTGGAAAATTTTACATCCCAGGAGATCGAAAAGAAATTTCATGAGATTTCAGAAAGCTCAAACATCCCTGCCGGAAAACTGATTCATCCTACACGCCTGGCAGTCAGCGGAGTAAGCT
This is a stretch of genomic DNA from Fibrobacter sp.. It encodes these proteins:
- a CDS encoding glutamate--tRNA ligase; this translates as GLENFTSQEIEKKFHEISESSNIPAGKLIHPTRLAVSGVSFGPGLFELLEVLGKETVTRRLITAANFIRGNM